One stretch of Chryseobacterium fluminis DNA includes these proteins:
- a CDS encoding rhomboid family intramembrane serine protease, which yields MFKNVISKRAIINPLLMLSAMWLGYFLQLNGFFENCFGAIIPLLPEGLLGIITSPLLHGNFDHIVGNSIPIAVLMFLLYQFYPVVANKVFVIGWLATGLLVWLLPPVDIVTGEYMYSCTIGASGVVYVLAFFLFFSGVFKWNMKLLTISLLVVLYYGSLIWGMFPEEFFYNLNEPSKISWQAHLSGAVVGSIIAFMFKKVGERKKKYIWEFPNYYNEKDDKLWQEYRENHPEDFLELPYKKKDDIWDHLDELRKK from the coding sequence ATGTTTAAAAATGTAATTTCCAAGAGAGCTATTATCAACCCTCTACTGATGCTTTCTGCCATGTGGCTGGGGTATTTCCTACAGTTAAACGGCTTTTTTGAAAATTGCTTCGGAGCAATTATTCCCTTATTGCCGGAGGGCTTATTAGGAATTATTACGTCCCCTCTTTTACATGGTAATTTTGATCATATCGTGGGTAATTCAATTCCGATCGCTGTACTGATGTTTCTCCTTTATCAATTCTATCCGGTCGTCGCCAATAAAGTTTTTGTAATTGGCTGGCTGGCCACAGGATTACTGGTCTGGCTTCTTCCTCCTGTGGATATTGTTACCGGTGAATATATGTACAGCTGTACAATAGGCGCCAGTGGAGTCGTGTATGTTTTAGCTTTTTTCTTATTTTTCAGCGGAGTGTTTAAATGGAATATGAAACTATTAACGATCTCTTTGCTTGTGGTGTTATACTACGGAAGCTTAATCTGGGGGATGTTTCCGGAAGAGTTTTTTTATAATCTTAATGAACCTAGTAAAATCTCCTGGCAGGCCCACCTGTCCGGTGCTGTGGTAGGCAGTATTATCGCATTTATGTTCAAAAAGGTAGGTGAAAGAAAGAAAAAATACATCTGGGAGTTTCCCAATTATTATAACGAAAAGGATGATAAATTATGGCAGGAATACAGAGAAAATCATCCGGAAGACTTTCTGGAACTGCCTTATAAGAAAAAGGATGATATCTGGGATCATTTGGACGAATTACGGAAAAAATAA
- a CDS encoding DUF3078 domain-containing protein yields the protein MKKFLLFLSLSLGVFSSAQVVIVDTPAVKQPIKVVDTIKHWSVLGKQALMINQAAFSNWVGGGANNVGWLASVDYNITYEKDKDLWENIILLNYGQNDTQGIGVRKTQDVINISTNYGRKVSKSWYLSVGAGLQSQFYLGYEDGNNPEAKKISNFMAPGYLNVGMGITYRPNDNLNVTLRPSNARWAFVLDESLQVAGNYGLKADGDSSLLQFGFLGTASYKFKIMENISMTNNASVFSNYLDHPERLVLAYGMVLNLKVNKFISSNITVDVLYDHNQIQKTQLKQTLGVGLAYTLNNGVKRSDRKDSQWWIKK from the coding sequence ATGAAGAAGTTTCTATTATTTCTTTCCCTTTCTTTGGGAGTTTTTAGCAGTGCACAAGTAGTCATTGTAGACACGCCGGCCGTAAAGCAGCCCATAAAAGTGGTAGATACGATCAAGCATTGGTCAGTTTTGGGTAAACAAGCATTAATGATCAATCAGGCTGCCTTCTCAAACTGGGTGGGTGGTGGAGCAAACAATGTCGGTTGGCTGGCTTCGGTAGACTATAATATAACGTACGAGAAAGACAAAGATCTCTGGGAAAATATTATTCTTCTGAATTATGGACAAAATGATACCCAGGGTATCGGTGTGAGAAAAACACAGGATGTGATTAATATCTCTACCAATTACGGAAGAAAAGTTTCAAAAAGCTGGTATCTCTCCGTAGGGGCCGGTCTGCAGTCGCAGTTTTATCTGGGATACGAAGACGGGAATAATCCTGAAGCTAAGAAAATATCTAACTTTATGGCTCCCGGTTACCTGAATGTCGGTATGGGTATCACTTACCGGCCGAATGATAACCTGAATGTCACTTTAAGACCAAGCAATGCAAGATGGGCTTTTGTTTTGGACGAAAGCCTGCAGGTGGCAGGAAATTATGGTTTGAAGGCAGACGGCGACTCCTCCTTATTACAGTTCGGTTTTCTGGGAACGGCATCTTATAAATTTAAGATCATGGAAAATATAAGTATGACCAACAATGCTTCTGTTTTTTCCAATTATCTGGATCATCCGGAAAGGCTCGTTTTAGCCTACGGAATGGTTTTAAATTTAAAAGTAAATAAATTCATCTCTTCTAATATTACGGTAGATGTGTTGTATGACCATAACCAGATTCAAAAAACCCAGCTCAAACAGACTTTAGGAGTTGGTTTAGCGTATACACTCAATAACGGTGTAAAACGATCCGACAGAAAAGACAGCCAGTGGTGGATTAAAAAATAA
- the sufD gene encoding Fe-S cluster assembly protein SufD yields the protein MALKEQIIENHGEFLESLRHRFLDGDRKAALQRFENLGFPTKKDEEYKYTNLKEITEKEYNFFPKESHNITKEQLDQLHLGEENFDWITFVNGKLRKELSKVSIENVEFLSFNYALNDEKHRDIFDRYFNTIASDKSAFTNLNQAYCKYGFFLKVPKNVVIEKPIHVFYISQNQEENTFYNTRNLLIVDEGAKVEIIESHHNFDSTYVLTNSVTEIFTYPNAKADWHKVQNDNDTSYLIDNTFAKQEKDSLTTVNTFSFGGKLVRNNLDFIQNGSNINSFMNGITIIGKDQLVDHHTAVHHNQPNCESYQNYKGIFSGNSHGVFNGKVFVDKIAQKTNAYQQNNNVLLSEGAKIDTKPQLEIFADDVKCSHGCTVGQLNEDALFYLRARGISKKEAQALLLYAFANDAMQNIDIEPLKEKISKLLAEKLEVDIEF from the coding sequence ATGGCATTAAAAGAACAAATTATAGAAAATCACGGTGAATTTTTAGAGAGCCTACGTCACAGATTTCTGGATGGCGACAGAAAAGCTGCTCTCCAAAGATTTGAAAATCTTGGTTTTCCGACAAAAAAAGACGAAGAATATAAATATACCAACCTAAAGGAAATTACTGAAAAGGAATATAATTTTTTCCCGAAAGAAAGTCATAACATCACCAAAGAGCAGTTGGACCAGCTGCATCTTGGAGAAGAAAATTTCGACTGGATTACTTTTGTAAATGGCAAGCTTCGCAAAGAATTATCAAAAGTTTCGATTGAAAATGTTGAGTTCCTTTCATTCAATTATGCTTTGAATGACGAGAAACACAGAGATATTTTTGATCGTTATTTTAACACCATTGCTTCTGACAAGTCTGCTTTTACCAATTTAAATCAGGCATACTGCAAATATGGTTTCTTTTTGAAAGTTCCGAAAAATGTGGTGATTGAAAAACCGATCCATGTTTTCTACATTTCTCAAAACCAGGAAGAGAACACGTTCTATAATACCCGAAATTTATTAATCGTAGATGAAGGGGCAAAAGTGGAAATCATCGAAAGTCATCACAATTTTGACAGCACGTATGTATTAACCAATTCCGTGACGGAAATTTTCACGTATCCAAACGCAAAAGCAGACTGGCATAAAGTTCAGAATGATAACGATACTTCCTATTTAATTGACAATACCTTCGCGAAGCAGGAAAAAGACAGTTTAACCACTGTCAATACATTCTCTTTTGGCGGGAAACTGGTAAGAAATAATCTTGATTTTATTCAGAACGGATCGAATATCAATTCTTTCATGAACGGAATTACGATTATAGGTAAAGATCAGCTGGTAGATCATCACACGGCAGTGCATCACAATCAGCCAAACTGTGAAAGCTATCAGAATTATAAAGGTATTTTCAGCGGAAATTCTCACGGTGTTTTCAACGGAAAGGTCTTTGTAGATAAAATTGCACAGAAAACCAATGCCTATCAGCAGAATAACAATGTTTTATTAAGTGAAGGAGCCAAGATTGATACAAAACCTCAGCTGGAGATTTTTGCAGACGATGTGAAGTGTTCTCACGGCTGTACCGTAGGTCAGTTAAACGAAGATGCGTTATTCTACCTGAGAGCCAGAGGGATTTCTAAGAAGGAAGCTCAGGCTTTATTATTATATGCTTTTGCCAATGATGCCATGCAGAATATTGATATTGAGCCTTTAAAAGAAAAAATTTCAAAGCTTCTGGCTGAGAAATTAGAAGTTGATATAGAGTTTTAA
- the sufC gene encoding Fe-S cluster assembly ATPase SufC: protein MLNIKNLHAKIEDGAEILKGINLEIKPGEVHAIMGPNGAGKSTLSSVIAGKEDYEVTDGEIIFGGENIIEDAPEDRAHKGIFLSFQYPVEIPGVSVTNFIKAAMNENRKAKGLSEMPAKEMLALIRQKSEQLGIKKDFLSRSLNEGFSGGEKKRNEIFQMMMLDPKLAILDETDSGLDIDALRIVADGVNAFKNEGNAVLLITHYQRLLNYIQPDYVHVLANGKIIKTGDKSLALELEERGYDWLLN from the coding sequence ATGTTAAATATAAAAAACTTGCACGCCAAAATTGAAGATGGCGCAGAAATTTTAAAAGGGATTAATCTTGAAATAAAGCCTGGTGAAGTTCACGCCATTATGGGACCGAACGGAGCCGGAAAATCTACGCTTTCCTCTGTCATTGCAGGAAAAGAAGATTATGAAGTTACAGACGGTGAAATTATTTTCGGGGGTGAAAACATCATCGAAGATGCCCCTGAAGACAGAGCGCACAAAGGAATTTTCCTTTCTTTCCAATATCCGGTAGAAATTCCGGGAGTTTCTGTTACCAACTTCATCAAAGCTGCGATGAACGAGAACAGAAAGGCAAAAGGACTATCCGAAATGCCTGCAAAAGAAATGCTGGCTTTGATTCGTCAGAAATCTGAGCAATTGGGCATTAAAAAAGATTTCCTTTCAAGATCACTGAATGAAGGTTTTTCCGGAGGTGAAAAGAAAAGAAATGAGATCTTCCAGATGATGATGCTGGATCCTAAACTGGCAATTCTTGATGAAACTGATTCGGGATTAGACATTGATGCCCTAAGAATCGTTGCAGATGGTGTCAATGCATTTAAGAATGAAGGAAATGCAGTTCTTTTGATTACGCACTATCAGAGATTGCTTAACTATATTCAACCTGACTACGTTCATGTACTGGCCAATGGGAAAATCATTAAAACAGGTGATAAATCTCTTGCGCTGGAACTGGAAGAAAGAGGGTACGACTGGCTTCTTAACTAA
- a CDS encoding GxxExxY protein produces the protein MKELREKGFSVDQQINTKINYEKIEIDTRLKVDLLVNEYLSNFRNNRLG, from the coding sequence ATTAAGGAATTAAGAGAAAAAGGATTTTCGGTTGATCAGCAAATCAATACCAAAATCAATTATGAAAAGATTGAGATTGATACTCGGCTAAAAGTTGACTTATTAGTAAATGAATATTTGTCAAACTTCAGGAATAATAGGCTGGGATAA
- the sufB gene encoding Fe-S cluster assembly protein SufB translates to MSKYTEDDLRVDLENKKYEFGWETKIDYEDFPTGLNEDIVRAISAKKEEPEWMTEWRLESFRIWLKMMEPEWANIKYEKPDFQAIKYYAAPKSKPELESLDEVDPELLATFAKLGINIEEQKRLSGVAVDIVIDSVSVKTTFQDTLMEKGIIFCSISEAIKNHPDLVRKYLGKVVPRGDNFYAALNSAVFSDGSFCYIPKGVKCPMELSTYFRINQAGTGQFERTLVIADEGSYVSYLEGCTAPSRDENQLHAAVVELIAMDNAEIKYSTVQNWYPGNEEGKGGVFNFVTKRGLCERNAKISWTQVETGSAVTWKYPSCILKGDNSIGEFYSIAVTNNHQYADTGTKMIHIGKNTRSTIISKGISAGKSQNSYRGLVKVMPTAKGARNFSQCDSLLMGNECGAHTFPYIEIKDPSAQLEHEATTSKIGEDQIFYCNQRGIDTERAIALIVNGFSKDVLNKLPMEFAIEAQKLLEISLEGSVG, encoded by the coding sequence ATGAGTAAATATACTGAAGACGATTTAAGAGTCGATCTAGAAAATAAAAAATACGAATTCGGCTGGGAAACCAAAATTGATTATGAAGATTTTCCGACGGGTTTAAATGAAGACATTGTCCGTGCGATTTCCGCTAAAAAGGAAGAACCGGAATGGATGACCGAGTGGCGTTTGGAATCTTTCAGAATCTGGCTGAAAATGATGGAGCCCGAGTGGGCAAATATCAAGTATGAAAAACCGGATTTCCAGGCGATTAAATATTACGCGGCTCCAAAATCGAAACCAGAGCTAGAAAGCCTGGATGAAGTAGATCCTGAATTATTGGCCACTTTTGCAAAATTGGGAATCAATATTGAGGAACAGAAAAGACTTTCGGGCGTTGCTGTGGATATCGTAATAGACTCCGTGTCTGTAAAGACAACTTTTCAGGATACTCTGATGGAAAAAGGGATCATTTTCTGCTCTATTTCCGAAGCTATTAAAAACCATCCTGATTTAGTAAGAAAATACCTGGGAAAAGTAGTTCCGCGGGGAGATAACTTCTATGCAGCATTGAATTCTGCCGTATTTTCTGACGGAAGTTTCTGCTATATTCCGAAAGGTGTAAAATGTCCAATGGAATTATCTACATATTTCCGTATCAATCAGGCAGGAACAGGCCAGTTTGAAAGAACGCTTGTCATCGCAGATGAAGGAAGTTATGTTTCTTATCTTGAAGGCTGTACAGCTCCATCGAGAGATGAAAACCAGCTTCACGCTGCAGTTGTTGAGCTGATTGCCATGGACAATGCAGAAATTAAATATTCAACCGTTCAGAACTGGTACCCGGGAAATGAAGAAGGAAAAGGTGGCGTTTTCAATTTCGTTACCAAGAGAGGACTTTGCGAAAGAAATGCAAAAATCTCCTGGACTCAGGTGGAAACAGGTTCTGCTGTGACATGGAAATATCCTTCTTGTATTTTGAAAGGAGATAATTCAATCGGTGAGTTCTACTCTATCGCTGTAACCAACAACCATCAATATGCCGATACCGGAACAAAAATGATCCATATCGGAAAGAATACAAGATCAACGATTATTTCCAAAGGAATTTCTGCAGGAAAATCTCAGAATTCGTACAGAGGCTTGGTAAAAGTAATGCCGACGGCCAAGGGGGCAAGAAATTTCTCTCAGTGTGACTCTCTGTTGATGGGTAACGAATGTGGTGCACATACATTCCCATACATAGAAATTAAAGATCCAAGTGCTCAGCTGGAGCATGAAGCAACGACTTCAAAAATCGGGGAAGATCAGATTTTCTACTGTAACCAAAGGGGAATCGATACTGAAAGAGCAATTGCACTGATTGTTAACGGATTCAGTAAAGACGTTCTGAATAAATTACCGATGGAATTTGCCATTGAAGCTCAGAAGCTACTGGAAATTTCACTGGAAGGTTCTGTAGGTTAG
- a CDS encoding HesB/IscA family protein, which produces MIKVSDQAKAKAIQLMTEEGFKPFEDYIRVGVKSGGCSGLEYVLKFDNEKTDTDQIFEDNDIKIVVDKKSILYLAGTILEYSGGLNGKGFVFNNPNASRTCGCGESFSL; this is translated from the coding sequence ATGATAAAAGTATCTGATCAAGCAAAAGCAAAAGCCATCCAACTGATGACAGAAGAGGGGTTTAAGCCTTTTGAAGACTATATAAGAGTTGGGGTAAAAAGTGGAGGATGTTCAGGATTAGAATATGTTTTGAAGTTTGACAACGAAAAAACAGACACCGATCAAATCTTTGAAGACAATGACATCAAAATTGTTGTAGATAAAAAATCAATTCTTTATCTGGCAGGGACCATTCTTGAATATTCAGGGGGATTAAATGGAAAAGGATTTGTTTTTAACAATCCTAATGCATCCAGAACATGTGGATGCGGAGAAAGTTTTTCTTTGTAG
- a CDS encoding GLPGLI family protein translates to MKKLGFIALALFVHTAFAQTNRFVYQVTMKSDATNKNEVKTENAYLDISKDKSLFYSENRFKRDSIMQQNFQSGGGRGFNREQMQELRSNINYSVEKDRNNQKTLFKDRIGRDAYVYEEDRPLNWKISSETTNIGEYKVQKAETDFGGRQWTAWFTTDLPYQDGPYKFGGLPGLIVKVEDTQGDYSFDLMKNYKIPEIAALNQFGNTIKVKRTDFLKQQEKFKKDPVSFMTQSGGGGSSQTRVMGNGGIGAPRGSGGRGGNQNPADMKKREERLKDEAKKNSNPIELQ, encoded by the coding sequence ATGAAAAAATTAGGTTTTATTGCTTTAGCCTTATTCGTACATACTGCTTTTGCACAGACCAACAGGTTTGTCTACCAGGTTACCATGAAATCGGATGCCACCAATAAAAATGAGGTAAAAACGGAAAATGCCTATTTAGATATTTCAAAAGACAAATCGCTTTTCTATTCTGAAAACAGATTTAAAAGAGATTCTATTATGCAGCAAAATTTTCAGAGTGGGGGCGGTAGAGGCTTCAACAGAGAACAGATGCAGGAATTAAGATCCAATATTAATTATTCTGTTGAAAAAGACAGAAACAATCAAAAAACTCTTTTTAAGGACAGGATCGGAAGAGATGCTTATGTGTATGAAGAAGACAGGCCTCTTAATTGGAAAATTTCTTCTGAAACAACAAACATCGGGGAGTATAAAGTTCAGAAAGCAGAAACGGACTTTGGGGGCAGACAATGGACGGCATGGTTTACAACAGATCTGCCTTATCAGGATGGACCCTATAAATTCGGTGGTCTTCCCGGCCTGATTGTAAAAGTAGAAGACACTCAGGGTGATTATTCCTTTGATTTGATGAAGAATTATAAAATCCCGGAAATAGCTGCTTTGAATCAATTTGGAAATACCATTAAGGTAAAACGAACAGATTTCTTAAAGCAGCAGGAAAAATTCAAAAAAGATCCGGTGTCTTTTATGACTCAGAGTGGTGGCGGTGGTTCTTCTCAAACCCGTGTGATGGGTAATGGGGGAATTGGTGCTCCAAGAGGTAGTGGGGGGCGCGGCGGAAATCAAAATCCTGCTGACATGAAAAAGAGAGAGGAGAGATTGAAAGATGAAGCAAAGAAAAACAGCAATCCGATTGAACTGCAGTAA
- the ypfJ gene encoding KPN_02809 family neutral zinc metallopeptidase, with translation MKWTDDRSGNVEDRRGLGGGAVVGGGLGTLIIAAIVFFLGGDPSSILNSGNAGSNSIGTEQRDLSPDELKIREFVQMITAENEETWTKVFTENGMQYSPAKVVLFESVTESGCGTAQSAMGPFYCPADRKVYMDMSFFKELQSRFGAKVTEFTIAYVMAHEMGHHVQNLVGVLEETNKARTSGNYSEAQLNKISVATELQADYYAGVWAKQTDSREHFLEPGDIDAAIEAAEAVGDDNIQKRSQGYVNQESFTHGSSAQRKEWFMKGYNTGDIRQGDTFNQLLK, from the coding sequence ATGAAATGGACAGACGACAGAAGCGGTAATGTGGAAGACAGGCGGGGCTTAGGCGGTGGTGCCGTTGTTGGAGGAGGCCTTGGAACTCTTATTATTGCTGCCATTGTATTTTTCCTGGGCGGTGATCCTTCTTCAATCCTTAATTCGGGAAATGCCGGAAGCAACAGTATCGGTACAGAGCAGAGAGATTTAAGTCCCGACGAACTTAAAATCCGTGAATTTGTACAAATGATTACAGCCGAAAACGAGGAGACCTGGACAAAGGTATTTACTGAAAACGGAATGCAGTATAGCCCTGCAAAAGTGGTTTTATTTGAAAGCGTGACGGAGTCCGGTTGTGGAACTGCTCAGTCAGCAATGGGACCTTTTTACTGCCCCGCAGACCGTAAAGTTTATATGGATATGAGTTTTTTTAAAGAACTTCAGTCAAGATTCGGCGCAAAAGTTACAGAATTTACTATTGCATATGTCATGGCTCACGAAATGGGGCATCACGTTCAGAATCTTGTAGGTGTTTTAGAAGAAACTAATAAAGCCCGAACCAGTGGAAATTATTCAGAAGCACAACTCAATAAAATTTCAGTGGCCACAGAATTACAGGCGGATTACTATGCCGGAGTTTGGGCAAAACAGACCGATAGCCGCGAACATTTTCTGGAACCCGGAGATATCGATGCTGCTATTGAAGCAGCGGAAGCAGTGGGCGATGATAATATTCAAAAAAGATCCCAAGGATATGTGAATCAGGAAAGCTTTACCCACGGATCTTCTGCACAACGCAAGGAATGGTTCATGAAAGGGTATAATACGGGAGACATCAGACAAGGTGACACTTTTAATCAGCTTTTAAAATAA
- a CDS encoding bacteriocin-like protein: MKNLRKLSRGEMKNLNGGMKWTDDRCGNVIDRRRGAKPEWIQEIRNWWCSTFG; this comes from the coding sequence ATGAAAAATTTAAGAAAACTTTCAAGAGGAGAAATGAAAAATCTTAATGGAGGTATGAAATGGACAGACGATAGATGCGGAAATGTGATAGATAGAAGACGAGGAGCGAAGCCGGAGTGGATACAAGAAATACGTAACTGGTGGTGTAGTACTTTCGGGTAA
- a CDS encoding LTA synthase family protein, translated as MYPKKLKPFFYLGVFYIIISLISRVIFLLHPITTVHLGFMDILKVLSVGFVNDFFVFILTCPFLVLYLLFLSNSKYQKPYGFVILGILLLLFIYILLIPNNIFKQYGGSVAEIALVFVGLKIIFFGFMFFWPEKRIKMRNTLYFITLFLYVLLIVFNAVSEYFFYNEFGLRYNFIAVDYLIYTNEVIGNIMESYPVIPLFTSIIITTALITFYIYTKTKQELLHLPDIKQKILLLGLFMILMGTSLLGLSFTTKIKSCNVFEEEIQANGIPKFYWAFTHNELDYFQFYPVISQKAAEKQFLQQFSPSALKREITADQPELKKNVVLISVESLSADYLEHYGNSEKITPFLDSLADRSLLFTNLYATGNRTVSGLEALTLCIPPTAGESIIKREDNKKKFTTGGIFKSKGYDVKFLYGGYSYFDNMQDFYAGNGYGIVDRNNFKPEEISFANVWGVADEDMAKKAIRTMNAEAKSGKPFFNHWMTVSNHRPFTYPEGRIDIPGDAKSREGGVKYTDYSLRKFFEMAKKQDWYKNTVFIIIADHCASSAGDIELPMDKYRIPAFILSEGFIKPQKFTKLMSQIDVMPTLFGLLKFNYHSKFLGQDVFSKKFQPKAYIATYEDLGLIKDNYLTVISPLKKIKQYSLSPEPSKLSPEFNIHYDEKYLKKQNQNLVNETISAYQSTSHWVKNHALNQ; from the coding sequence ATGTACCCAAAAAAATTAAAACCTTTTTTCTACCTAGGTGTATTTTACATTATCATTTCATTAATTTCGAGAGTTATATTCCTTCTGCATCCGATCACAACGGTCCACCTGGGATTTATGGATATTCTGAAGGTTCTGTCTGTTGGTTTTGTTAATGATTTCTTTGTATTCATTTTGACCTGCCCTTTTTTAGTTCTTTATCTTTTATTTCTTTCAAATTCAAAATATCAAAAGCCTTACGGATTTGTAATTTTAGGAATACTGTTATTACTTTTTATCTATATTCTTTTAATTCCGAACAATATTTTTAAACAATATGGAGGCTCTGTAGCAGAAATTGCTCTTGTATTTGTTGGTTTAAAAATTATCTTCTTTGGTTTTATGTTTTTCTGGCCGGAAAAAAGAATAAAAATGAGAAATACCCTTTACTTCATAACTTTATTCTTATATGTTTTACTGATAGTCTTCAATGCGGTAAGCGAATATTTCTTTTATAATGAATTCGGGTTAAGATACAACTTCATTGCAGTAGATTATCTTATCTATACCAACGAAGTAATTGGCAATATCATGGAGAGTTATCCTGTAATTCCATTATTTACATCCATTATCATAACAACAGCACTCATTACTTTCTACATTTACACAAAAACAAAACAGGAACTACTTCACCTTCCTGATATAAAACAAAAAATCCTGTTACTGGGATTATTTATGATATTAATGGGAACCAGCCTGTTGGGTTTAAGTTTTACGACGAAAATTAAATCCTGTAACGTCTTTGAAGAAGAAATTCAGGCCAATGGAATTCCCAAATTTTACTGGGCGTTTACCCATAATGAACTCGACTACTTCCAGTTTTACCCGGTGATTAGCCAGAAAGCAGCAGAAAAACAGTTTTTACAGCAGTTTTCTCCTTCAGCTTTAAAAAGAGAGATCACTGCAGATCAGCCGGAATTAAAGAAAAATGTTGTGCTTATTTCTGTCGAAAGTTTATCTGCTGACTATCTTGAGCATTACGGCAATTCAGAAAAAATCACCCCGTTCTTAGACAGCCTGGCAGATCGGTCATTATTATTTACCAACCTGTATGCAACAGGAAACCGGACAGTGAGTGGTCTGGAAGCATTAACCCTCTGTATTCCTCCAACAGCTGGCGAAAGTATTATCAAAAGAGAGGATAATAAAAAGAAATTTACTACCGGAGGCATATTTAAATCCAAAGGGTATGACGTAAAATTCCTATATGGCGGATACAGCTATTTTGACAATATGCAGGACTTCTATGCCGGCAACGGATATGGCATTGTAGATCGAAACAATTTCAAGCCCGAAGAGATCAGTTTTGCCAATGTATGGGGTGTTGCCGATGAAGATATGGCAAAAAAAGCCATCAGGACCATGAATGCTGAAGCTAAAAGCGGAAAACCTTTTTTTAATCACTGGATGACTGTTTCCAATCACCGGCCATTTACCTATCCCGAAGGCAGAATAGATATTCCGGGAGATGCCAAATCAAGAGAAGGAGGCGTAAAGTATACCGATTATTCTTTGAGAAAATTTTTCGAAATGGCAAAAAAGCAGGATTGGTACAAAAATACGGTCTTTATTATCATTGCGGATCACTGCGCCTCAAGCGCGGGAGACATAGAATTGCCGATGGATAAATACCGAATTCCGGCCTTTATCTTATCAGAAGGTTTTATTAAACCTCAAAAATTTACAAAACTGATGTCTCAGATCGATGTTATGCCTACGCTTTTCGGCCTGTTGAAATTTAATTATCACTCTAAGTTCTTAGGTCAGGATGTGTTCAGTAAGAAGTTCCAGCCAAAAGCTTACATAGCAACTTATGAAGATCTGGGGCTGATAAAAGACAATTATCTGACCGTCATCTCACCCCTAAAAAAAATAAAACAATATTCATTATCCCCGGAACCATCCAAGCTGTCTCCGGAATTTAATATTCATTATGACGAAAAATATTTGAAAAAACAAAATCAAAATCTGGTTAACGAAACCATATCTGCGTATCAGTCTACTTCACATTGGGTGAAAAACCACGCGCTTAATCAGTAA
- the ribH gene encoding 6,7-dimethyl-8-ribityllumazine synthase, producing the protein MATVNLSDYKPLHITNADEFSIGIVFSEWNDFVTYNLRDAALEILQKEGVKSENIKLFPVPGAFELNYASMQLCKERKYDAVISIGCVIRGETPHFDYVCSAVAQGIKDCNILTDTPTIFCVLTDDTKEQSIARSGGDLGNKGVEAAVTALRMIDFRKKLSDKKGYIGFGHS; encoded by the coding sequence ATGGCAACAGTTAATCTTTCCGATTACAAGCCACTTCATATAACCAATGCCGATGAGTTTTCTATCGGCATTGTTTTTTCTGAGTGGAATGACTTTGTAACCTATAATCTTCGTGATGCAGCGCTTGAAATCCTTCAGAAAGAAGGGGTAAAATCTGAAAATATAAAGCTTTTTCCGGTTCCCGGAGCTTTTGAGCTGAACTATGCAAGCATGCAGCTTTGCAAGGAACGTAAGTATGATGCCGTAATTTCAATAGGATGTGTGATCCGCGGAGAAACACCACATTTTGATTATGTCTGTTCTGCGGTCGCGCAAGGTATTAAAGACTGTAATATCCTGACAGATACTCCTACGATTTTCTGTGTACTGACGGATGATACTAAAGAACAATCAATTGCAAGAAGCGGTGGTGACTTAGGAAATAAAGGGGTGGAAGCAGCTGTTACGGCATTAAGAATGATTGATTTCAGGAAAAAACTTTCAGATAAAAAAGGATATATCGGCTTCGGACATTCTTAA